The Sphaerospermopsis torques-reginae ITEP-024 genome has a window encoding:
- a CDS encoding MlaE family lipid ABC transporter permease subunit — MAVNLQPSRNLEQLWIFRCLATVLLFGQISLHILQGKTYYRKILEHTVKAGPGSLSPVLLVSGFAGMIFTIQTARELVRFGAVETVGGAFALAFCRELAPILTASIIAGQVGSAFAAEIGAMRVTEQIDALYMLKTDPIDYLVLPRVIACCLMMPLMMIFAVVIGISGGVFAAWQFYQVQPETFLESVRNFLAPSDIFIILLKGLIFGLIVAVNGCSWGMTTRGGAKEVGESATTAVVTTWVAIFIMDFVLALLLFEQPVL, encoded by the coding sequence ATGGCGGTAAACTTGCAACCATCAAGAAATTTAGAGCAATTGTGGATTTTTCGCTGTTTGGCCACAGTGTTGCTCTTTGGTCAAATCTCCCTGCATATACTTCAAGGCAAAACCTATTACCGAAAAATTCTAGAACATACAGTTAAAGCTGGACCTGGTTCTCTCTCACCAGTTCTTTTAGTCTCTGGTTTTGCAGGTATGATTTTCACCATTCAAACAGCGAGAGAATTGGTGAGATTTGGTGCGGTGGAGACTGTGGGAGGTGCTTTCGCCTTAGCTTTTTGCAGAGAATTAGCCCCAATTTTGACTGCTAGTATTATTGCCGGACAAGTAGGATCAGCGTTTGCAGCGGAAATAGGTGCAATGCGAGTCACAGAACAAATTGATGCCCTTTATATGCTGAAAACCGATCCGATAGATTATCTCGTACTGCCAAGAGTCATTGCTTGTTGTTTGATGATGCCTTTGATGATGATTTTTGCAGTAGTTATCGGCATCAGTGGCGGAGTTTTTGCCGCATGGCAATTTTATCAAGTTCAGCCAGAGACATTTTTAGAATCAGTCCGAAATTTTTTAGCACCTTCAGATATTTTCATTATTTTGCTCAAAGGTTTGATTTTTGGGCTAATAGTTGCAGTGAATGGCTGTAGTTGGGGAATGACTACCAGGGGTGGCGCTAAGGAAGTAGGAGAATCTGCAACAACCGCAGTGGTAACTACTTGGGTAGCAATTTTTATTATGGATTTTGTACTCGCCTTGCTACTGTTTGAGCAGCCTGTACTTTAA
- the rph gene encoding ribonuclease PH: MAWQRPDGRNPYELRPLSFYPNFTRFAPGSVLAKCGDTQVLCTVSVTEGVPRFLTGSGKGWLTAEYRMLPSATQQRQERELLKLSGRTQEIQRLIGRSLRAALDFAVLGERTLTVDTDVLQADAGTRTTAITGSFVALAHAISQLLQGGVLERSPLCGQVAAVSVGLLESEAFLDLNYIEDVAATVDFNVVMNHNLGIIEVQGTAEEGSFSRQQLNQLLDVAEKGIQELLIAQRDAIPDWNTLFTLG; this comes from the coding sequence ATGGCTTGGCAGCGTCCCGATGGTCGAAACCCTTATGAACTACGTCCACTGAGTTTTTACCCTAATTTTACCCGTTTTGCCCCTGGTTCAGTATTGGCAAAATGCGGTGATACTCAGGTACTTTGTACTGTAAGTGTCACAGAGGGAGTACCCAGGTTTTTAACCGGGAGTGGTAAAGGTTGGTTAACGGCTGAATATCGGATGCTACCATCTGCCACCCAACAACGACAGGAAAGGGAATTATTAAAATTATCGGGACGGACACAAGAAATTCAACGTTTAATTGGACGTAGTTTAAGGGCAGCTTTAGATTTTGCAGTGTTGGGAGAACGGACGCTAACTGTAGATACTGATGTATTGCAAGCTGACGCAGGAACGAGAACAACAGCAATCACAGGCAGTTTTGTGGCTTTAGCCCATGCTATTTCTCAATTATTGCAGGGGGGAGTATTAGAGCGATCGCCTTTATGTGGACAAGTGGCAGCAGTTTCTGTAGGCTTATTAGAATCAGAAGCATTTCTGGATCTTAACTACATTGAAGACGTGGCCGCTACTGTAGATTTTAACGTTGTCATGAATCACAATCTAGGAATTATTGAAGTCCAGGGGACAGCAGAGGAAGGCAGCTTTAGCCGTCAGCAGTTAAATCAGTTATTAGATGTTGCCGAAAAAGGCATCCAAGAATTATTAATAGCCCAACGGGATGCCATACCTGATTGGAATACCTTGTTTACTTTGGGGTGA
- a CDS encoding P-loop NTPase family protein — MVAQLETPSINSTLSLQYSVAGLVQVFTSSHRNFFTSVISQALRIAGQGTPVLIVQFLKGGIYQGQDKPIQMGQNLDWIRCDLPRCIDTPNLDETESQALQKLWQYTQQVVSEGKYSLVVLDELSLAINFGLIPETEVLQFLASRPSHIDIILTGPEMPKSLLDVADQITEIRRSHQP; from the coding sequence ATGGTTGCCCAATTAGAAACCCCCAGTATCAATTCAACACTCAGCTTACAATATTCTGTAGCTGGATTAGTACAGGTTTTCACTAGCTCTCATCGTAACTTTTTTACTAGTGTTATATCACAAGCATTAAGAATTGCTGGACAAGGTACACCAGTGTTAATAGTGCAGTTCCTCAAAGGTGGTATTTATCAAGGACAGGACAAACCTATACAAATGGGGCAAAATTTAGATTGGATTCGTTGTGATTTACCACGTTGTATAGATACACCAAATTTAGATGAAACAGAAAGCCAAGCATTACAAAAGTTGTGGCAATATACACAACAGGTAGTATCTGAAGGTAAATATTCTCTTGTGGTTTTGGATGAGTTAAGTTTAGCGATTAATTTTGGTTTAATTCCAGAAACAGAGGTTTTACAGTTTCTAGCAAGCCGTCCTTCCCATATTGATATCATTCTTACAGGTCCAGAAATGCCGAAATCTCTATTGGATGTAGCGGACCAAATTACAGAAATTCGTCGCAGTCATCAGCCATAA
- a CDS encoding FHA domain-containing protein: protein MIVCPNCNHPNPDGAVQCEACYTPLPATTNCPSCGATVQADAAFCGQCGYNLHSAPVAAELTVVGATIAPNIPVEVPPLVAPDPMLELLQANPLGLNTSTNPLVASTLPPTVVAAAPQPAPAPAPVPVPPPAAVVPPAPAPAPAPAPVPAPVPAPVPVPPPAAVVTPAPAPAPAPAPAPAPVPEAVATPAPEPAPAPAPVPEAVVLPTPAPEPAPAPVPEAVVLPTPEPAPAVAVSKTQLQQVVARLFHVQSNQEIELPQNLSVIHIGKPNDRIPPDIDVAGFPNSEIVSRIHADIRVEGDAHYIEDVGSSNGTYINNLPLLPGNRHRLRPGDRISLGKGDLVTFLFQLS, encoded by the coding sequence ATGATCGTCTGCCCAAATTGCAATCATCCCAATCCAGACGGCGCTGTTCAGTGTGAAGCTTGCTACACTCCATTACCAGCGACTACAAACTGTCCCAGTTGTGGGGCAACTGTCCAGGCAGATGCCGCTTTTTGCGGTCAGTGTGGCTATAACCTACACTCCGCTCCTGTTGCAGCAGAACTAACAGTAGTAGGTGCAACCATCGCTCCTAATATTCCTGTAGAAGTACCACCGTTGGTTGCTCCTGATCCAATGTTAGAACTTTTACAAGCTAATCCTTTAGGACTCAATACTTCTACTAATCCTCTTGTTGCTTCTACTTTACCACCAACTGTCGTGGCAGCAGCCCCACAACCTGCACCTGCACCTGCACCCGTACCAGTTCCACCTCCAGCAGCAGTAGTTCCACCTGCACCTGCACCTGCACCTGCACCTGCACCTGTACCTGCACCTGTACCTGCACCTGTACCAGTTCCACCTCCAGCAGCAGTAGTTACACCAGCACCAGCACCAGCACCTGCACCAGCACCAGCACCCGCACCAGTTCCAGAAGCGGTAGCTACACCTGCTCCAGAACCAGCACCCGCACCTGCACCAGTTCCAGAAGCGGTAGTTCTACCTACACCTGCTCCAGAACCAGCACCCGCACCAGTTCCAGAAGCGGTAGTTCTACCTACACCAGAACCAGCACCCGCAGTAGCTGTATCTAAAACCCAATTACAACAAGTGGTGGCGCGGTTGTTCCACGTCCAAAGTAACCAAGAAATTGAATTACCACAAAATCTGTCTGTAATTCATATTGGTAAACCTAATGATCGCATTCCTCCAGATATTGATGTAGCAGGATTTCCTAATTCCGAAATTGTCTCACGGATTCATGCAGATATTCGTGTTGAGGGAGATGCACATTATATAGAAGATGTGGGTAGTTCTAACGGCACTTATATTAATAATTTGCCGTTATTACCAGGAAATAGACACCGCTTACGTCCAGGCGATCGCATCAGTCTGGGTAAGGGAGATTTGGTAACTTTCTTATTTCAACTCTCTTAG
- the cas2 gene encoding CRISPR-associated endonuclease Cas2, whose product MNVVVSYDISEDKRRTKIHNILKSYGQWVQYSIFECELTDTQYAKLRSRLNKLIKADTDSIRFYFLCACCHGKIERIGGEQPRDHTVFFA is encoded by the coding sequence ATGAATGTTGTTGTTTCTTACGATATTTCTGAGGATAAACGACGGACTAAAATCCACAATATCCTCAAGTCTTATGGTCAATGGGTGCAGTATAGTATTTTTGAATGTGAGTTGACTGATACTCAGTATGCCAAACTGCGATCGCGTCTTAATAAACTGATTAAGGCTGATACCGATAGCATCCGTTTTTACTTCCTCTGTGCTTGCTGTCATGGTAAAATAGAAAGAATCGGTGGTGAACAACCCCGCGATCACACTGTTTTCTTCGCTTGA
- the cas4 gene encoding CRISPR-associated protein Cas4 translates to MLSSITSPEDYVNIASLNQYSYCPHRCWLIHCAGEFTDNQYTIEGTSLHERVHTMSAENRDEVYQIRAIYLKSDQYQLIGKSDLIEFENGDYYPIEYKRGRKGEWDNDELQVCAQALCLEEMTGKNINSGYIYYAQTHQRQLVEITPELRSNTIATIEAVKMLLFTGAMPKSVKTKRCDGCSLFARCLPQAVDKVERYQEAS, encoded by the coding sequence ATGCTATCCTCTATCACCTCTCCAGAAGATTACGTAAATATCGCTTCATTAAATCAATATTCCTATTGTCCCCATCGTTGTTGGTTGATTCATTGTGCTGGTGAATTTACAGATAATCAATACACTATTGAAGGCACAAGTTTACATGAAAGAGTCCACACAATGAGCGCAGAAAATCGAGATGAAGTTTACCAAATACGGGCGATTTATCTCAAATCTGATCAATATCAATTAATTGGTAAATCGGATTTAATTGAGTTTGAAAATGGTGATTATTACCCAATTGAATATAAACGCGGACGCAAAGGAGAATGGGATAATGATGAATTACAAGTGTGCGCTCAGGCTTTGTGTTTGGAGGAAATGACGGGTAAAAATATCAATTCTGGTTATATCTATTATGCCCAAACACATCAACGTCAATTAGTAGAAATTACGCCAGAATTACGATCTAATACTATTGCCACTATTGAAGCAGTAAAAATGTTGTTGTTTACTGGTGCAATGCCAAAATCTGTAAAAACAAAACGCTGTGATGGTTGTAGTTTGTTTGCTCGATGTTTACCCCAAGCTGTTGATAAGGTTGAGCGTTATCAAGAAGCAAGTTAA
- the cas6 gene encoding CRISPR-associated endoribonuclease Cas6 — protein sequence MPHSLILNITPQSPIYPNFLSGRHYHALFLNLVSYVDRKLGDYLHESNADKAFTLSPLQIQSKHKTQSNILQYNHKNSIPAGTPCWWRISLLDDNLFSQLTPLWLNLNPEQPWRLGSANLFITSIQGTPQSSQPWANVCTYPQLYEAASEKERIINFIFSTPVAFRQGGFDNVLPTKESVFNSLLNRWNKYSGIELTNITLESIYPSAFNIRTEVISNYDNKFIGCLGDISYRILGDVEAIGIKQINALADVALYAGIGRKTTMGMGMVRRK from the coding sequence ATGCCCCACAGTCTCATCCTCAATATCACCCCCCAATCTCCCATTTACCCCAATTTCCTCTCCGGTAGACATTATCACGCCTTATTCCTGAATCTAGTCAGTTATGTAGATAGAAAATTAGGCGACTACCTCCACGAATCAAACGCCGATAAAGCCTTTACCCTCTCACCTTTGCAAATACAAAGTAAACACAAAACCCAATCTAATATCTTGCAATATAATCATAAAAACTCCATTCCCGCAGGTACTCCCTGTTGGTGGCGCATCTCTTTATTAGATGATAATTTATTTAGTCAACTCACACCTTTATGGTTGAATCTTAACCCAGAACAACCTTGGCGTTTAGGGTCAGCTAATTTATTTATCACCAGCATTCAAGGTACACCCCAATCTTCTCAACCTTGGGCTAATGTTTGTACCTATCCTCAATTGTATGAAGCAGCAAGCGAGAAAGAAAGGATAATTAATTTTATCTTTTCTACACCTGTAGCTTTTCGTCAAGGTGGTTTTGACAATGTTTTACCTACCAAAGAATCTGTTTTTAATAGTTTGTTGAATCGCTGGAATAAATATAGCGGAATTGAATTAACTAATATTACCCTGGAATCAATTTATCCTAGTGCTTTTAATATCAGAACTGAGGTTATTAGCAACTATGACAATAAATTTATTGGTTGTCTTGGTGACATTAGTTATCGCATTCTTGGCGATGTGGAAGCAATAGGAATTAAACAAATTAATGCTTTAGCTGATGTTGCCTTATATGCAGGTATTGGGAGAAAAACGACTATGGGAATGGGAATGGTGAGAAGAAAGTAG
- the pgl gene encoding 6-phosphogluconolactonase — protein sequence MNKKVEILPDLPALVARARDLILSKLATAIQERGQFTIALSGGSTPKPLYEAIASSNLPWDKIHVFWGDERYVPPDHPDSNELMARRAWLDRVAIPAANIHAIPTLSANPAVDAAKYEQHLQEFFHAAPGNFPPLDVVLLGMGDDAHTASLFPHTEALNVRDRLITVGNKDGNPRITFTYPFINAARSVIFLAAGANKRPALAQVFAPTADDFTYPSRLIKPQGELLWLLDEAAGLELKP from the coding sequence ATGAACAAGAAGGTTGAAATTTTACCGGATCTCCCGGCGCTGGTAGCACGGGCGAGGGATTTGATCCTGTCCAAATTGGCCACTGCCATTCAAGAACGGGGGCAATTTACTATTGCTTTATCTGGTGGCAGCACACCTAAGCCTTTGTATGAAGCTATAGCCTCTTCAAACCTGCCTTGGGATAAAATTCATGTGTTCTGGGGAGATGAACGTTATGTACCACCAGATCACCCCGATAGCAATGAACTTATGGCGCGTCGTGCATGGTTAGATCGGGTTGCTATCCCAGCCGCTAATATTCATGCCATACCCACTTTATCAGCTAATCCAGCGGTAGATGCGGCCAAATATGAACAGCATCTGCAAGAATTTTTCCATGCAGCACCGGGAAACTTTCCCCCATTGGATGTAGTTTTACTAGGAATGGGTGATGATGCCCACACTGCATCTTTGTTTCCTCATACAGAAGCTCTTAATGTACGCGATCGCTTGATTACTGTAGGTAACAAAGACGGTAATCCTCGCATCACTTTTACCTACCCATTCATCAACGCTGCCCGGAGTGTAATTTTTTTGGCTGCTGGTGCTAATAAAAGACCTGCTTTAGCTCAAGTCTTTGCACCTACCGCTGATGATTTTACCTATCCATCTCGCTTGATTAAACCTCAAGGAGAATTGTTATGGCTGCTAGATGAAGCAGCAGGTTTAGAACTCAAACCCTAA
- the cas1d gene encoding type I-D CRISPR-associated endonuclease Cas1d, with amino-acid sequence MGTLYIAQADSFIGKVDERINVKFEKKIIMDVPFIKLDGVVVLGRSTVSPSVVSELMTRHIPLSFIDERGHYLGQLQPQMSGNIFVRKAQWQAAGNTPQSIHVVQGFVRGKLKNYRQLLVRRQRESDNLDLSADITRLENVIAAIDKTENIDSLRGLEGAGSAVYFGCFNRLILNPNFEFTKRVRRPPTDPVNSLLSFGYSLLRHDIQAAVNIVGFDPFLGYLHYDRYNRPSLALDLMEEFRPLVVDSLVLTLLNKQLLKPDDFISEPLSNAVSLTAEGRKIFLTHYEKKKQSEFKHPVMGKKCTYRESFELQARLLAKYLMGTTDKYPPLFIR; translated from the coding sequence ATGGGTACTCTTTACATTGCACAAGCTGATTCTTTTATCGGCAAGGTTGATGAAAGAATTAATGTTAAATTTGAGAAGAAAATTATCATGGATGTACCATTTATTAAGTTAGATGGTGTGGTGGTTTTGGGTCGTTCTACTGTTTCCCCGTCGGTGGTTTCTGAGTTGATGACTCGTCATATTCCCCTATCTTTTATTGATGAAAGAGGTCATTATTTAGGACAGTTACAACCACAAATGTCTGGTAATATTTTTGTGAGAAAGGCTCAATGGCAAGCTGCGGGAAATACACCTCAATCTATTCATGTTGTGCAGGGTTTTGTGAGGGGTAAATTAAAAAATTATCGTCAACTTCTGGTGCGTCGTCAACGAGAATCTGATAATCTTGATTTGTCTGCTGATATTACTCGTTTGGAAAATGTAATTGCAGCGATTGATAAAACTGAAAATATTGATTCTTTACGCGGTTTAGAGGGTGCTGGTAGTGCGGTTTATTTTGGTTGTTTTAATCGCCTAATTCTTAATCCTAATTTTGAATTTACTAAGCGTGTCCGTCGTCCACCTACTGATCCGGTAAATTCTTTGTTGAGTTTTGGATATTCTTTATTACGTCATGATATCCAAGCTGCTGTAAATATTGTGGGGTTTGATCCTTTTTTGGGATATCTCCATTATGATCGTTATAATCGTCCTTCTTTAGCTTTGGATTTAATGGAGGAATTTAGACCTTTAGTTGTTGATTCTTTGGTTTTGACTTTGTTGAATAAACAACTTTTAAAGCCGGATGATTTTATTAGTGAACCTTTAAGTAATGCTGTTTCTCTTACTGCTGAAGGTAGGAAAATTTTTCTCACTCATTATGAGAAGAAAAAACAATCAGAGTTTAAACATCCGGTAATGGGTAAAAAATGTACTTATCGAGAATCTTTTGAGTTACAAGCTCGGTTATTAGCTAAGTATTTAATGGGAACTACTGACAAGTATCCACCTTTGTTTATTAGGTGA
- a CDS encoding type I restriction enzyme HsdR N-terminal domain-containing protein — MTILDPSQSYTFSKYFEMHISPQDFAQEFGYTFTRKRLNLPQYPENLDRLQELQARLDEILPYFDLANETSRREVLISPIILDLVHYTKSEVRIEYQIKVTEQLQGYFDYLIKKQNNLLVIEAKKEDLDYGMTQLFAELIALDQWQENSQQTHLIGSVTTGKIWEFAQLDRINKHLVQGLDSYRVPDDLDPLMRILVQALI, encoded by the coding sequence ATGACCATTCTTGATCCGTCTCAATCTTATACCTTTAGCAAATATTTTGAAATGCACATTTCCCCTCAAGATTTTGCTCAAGAATTTGGCTATACATTCACTCGAAAACGTTTGAATTTACCCCAATATCCCGAAAATTTAGACCGATTACAAGAACTACAAGCAAGACTTGATGAAATTCTGCCATACTTTGATTTAGCTAACGAAACAAGTCGCCGAGAAGTATTAATTTCTCCCATCATTTTAGACTTAGTTCACTATACTAAATCAGAGGTAAGAATTGAGTATCAAATTAAAGTCACTGAACAACTACAAGGTTACTTTGATTATCTGATTAAAAAACAGAATAACCTTTTAGTAATCGAAGCTAAAAAAGAGGATTTAGATTATGGTATGACTCAACTTTTTGCGGAATTAATTGCCCTAGATCAATGGCAAGAAAATTCCCAACAAACTCATCTTATCGGTTCAGTAACTACTGGTAAAATATGGGAATTTGCCCAACTAGATCGCATTAATAAACATCTCGTTCAAGGACTTGATAGTTATCGTGTTCCTGATGACTTAGACCCCTTAATGCGGATTCTAGTTCAAGCTCTCATTTAA
- a CDS encoding glycosyltransferase — protein MKLSLCMIVKNEEAALPRCLESVQSLVDEIVVLDTGSTDKTPEIAQQFGAKLHYFQWCNDFSAARNEALKYVTGDWVLVLDADEVLTPEIAPQIREAINIDDYILINLVRQEVGATQSPYSLVSRLFRKHPEIKFERPYHALVDDSIAVILNKESYWQVGYLPQVAILHTGYQKSAINQQNKYAKAATAMLEFFANHPDDAYVCSKLGALYVEMGKVNEGIELLNRGLIQIVGSRKKTDKKPFAWLKDSPSNQVRNLRDQDIQETNYDILYELNYHLGIAHTHLKNYPLAISYYQAAVKLPIYPLLKLGGYNNLGNLLKATGDLPGAKNAYATALKIDDSFVIGYYNLGMVCKAMGLFVEAIDAYNAAIFLNPNYAEAYQNLGVVLLKVGDVENSLAAFEYAIALHEKDNPQEAKRLRQGLQEMGFLR, from the coding sequence ATGAAACTCAGTTTGTGCATGATTGTTAAAAATGAAGAAGCTGCTTTACCAAGGTGTTTGGAAAGTGTGCAAAGTTTAGTAGATGAAATTGTAGTTTTAGATACGGGTTCAACTGATAAAACGCCGGAAATTGCTCAACAATTTGGTGCTAAATTACATTATTTTCAATGGTGTAATGATTTTAGTGCAGCGCGGAATGAGGCTTTAAAATATGTGACTGGTGACTGGGTTTTAGTGTTGGATGCTGATGAGGTTCTTACACCAGAAATTGCACCACAAATTAGAGAGGCGATTAATATAGATGATTATATATTAATTAATCTGGTGCGTCAAGAAGTTGGTGCGACTCAATCACCTTATTCTTTGGTTTCTCGCTTATTTCGTAAACATCCAGAAATTAAATTTGAACGTCCTTATCATGCTTTGGTTGATGATAGTATTGCGGTGATTTTAAATAAGGAGAGTTATTGGCAAGTTGGTTATTTACCGCAGGTTGCGATTTTGCATACTGGATATCAAAAATCTGCTATTAATCAACAAAATAAATATGCTAAAGCTGCAACTGCTATGCTGGAATTTTTTGCAAATCATCCAGATGATGCTTATGTTTGCAGTAAGTTGGGGGCGTTGTATGTGGAAATGGGTAAGGTTAATGAGGGAATAGAGTTATTAAATCGGGGTTTAATTCAGATTGTTGGTAGTCGCAAAAAAACAGATAAAAAACCTTTTGCGTGGTTGAAAGATTCACCTTCTAATCAGGTGAGAAATCTGCGTGATCAAGATATTCAAGAGACAAATTATGATATTTTGTATGAGTTAAATTATCATTTGGGTATTGCACATACACATTTAAAAAATTATCCTTTGGCAATTTCTTATTATCAAGCGGCGGTGAAATTACCTATTTATCCTTTGTTGAAATTGGGAGGATATAATAATTTGGGTAATTTGTTGAAAGCGACGGGAGATTTACCAGGGGCGAAAAATGCTTATGCAACTGCTTTAAAAATTGATGATAGTTTTGTGATTGGGTATTATAATTTGGGGATGGTATGTAAAGCAATGGGTTTGTTTGTTGAGGCAATTGATGCTTATAATGCTGCGATTTTTTTAAATCCTAATTATGCAGAAGCTTATCAAAATTTGGGTGTGGTGTTGTTGAAAGTGGGTGATGTGGAGAATAGTTTGGCAGCTTTTGAATATGCGATCGCTCTTCATGAAAAAGATAATCCGCAAGAGGCTAAAAGGTTGCGTCAGGGTTTGCAGGAAATGGGATTTTTGAGGTGA
- the bchI gene encoding magnesium chelatase ATPase subunit I, translating to MTPTAQTTASARRAVFPFTAIVGQEEMKLALLLNVIDPKIGGVMIMGDRGTGKSTTIRALADLLPEIPVVANDPFNSDPNDPDLMSDEVRQLAAQGAEIPIAHKKVQMVDLPLGATEDRVCGTIDIEKALSEGVKAFEPGLLAKANRGILYVDEVNLLDDHLVDVLLDSAASGWNTVEREGISIRHPARFVLVGSGNPEEGELRPQLLDRFGMHAEIHTVKEPALRVQIVEQRGDFDRNPVGYLEQHKADQEALQEKIVKAQELLPQVNLDYDLRVKISEVCSELDVDGLRGDIVTNRAAKALTAFEGRTEVTVDDIRRVITLCLRHRLRKDPLESIDSGYKVEKAFARVFGVELPEDATQKNGTGVKAGVR from the coding sequence GTGACTCCAACTGCTCAAACTACAGCAAGTGCGCGTCGTGCGGTCTTTCCGTTTACTGCTATTGTCGGCCAGGAAGAAATGAAACTGGCTCTGCTGTTAAATGTGATTGATCCTAAAATTGGTGGTGTGATGATCATGGGCGATCGCGGCACCGGCAAATCTACAACTATCCGTGCTTTGGCAGACCTGTTGCCAGAGATACCCGTAGTTGCCAATGACCCCTTCAACAGTGACCCCAATGACCCGGACTTGATGAGCGATGAAGTCCGTCAGTTAGCTGCTCAAGGGGCTGAAATTCCCATAGCTCATAAAAAAGTGCAAATGGTAGATTTACCATTGGGTGCGACTGAAGACCGGGTTTGCGGTACTATCGACATTGAAAAGGCTTTGTCTGAAGGTGTGAAGGCTTTTGAACCTGGTCTTTTAGCTAAAGCAAACAGGGGTATTCTCTATGTGGATGAGGTGAACCTGTTAGATGACCATTTGGTGGATGTTCTTTTAGACTCTGCTGCTAGTGGTTGGAACACCGTAGAACGGGAAGGTATTTCTATCCGTCACCCTGCGCGGTTTGTGTTGGTGGGTTCGGGAAACCCGGAAGAAGGTGAACTGCGTCCCCAGTTACTTGACCGTTTTGGAATGCACGCGGAAATTCACACGGTGAAAGAACCTGCTTTGCGGGTGCAAATTGTGGAACAACGGGGAGATTTTGATCGTAACCCTGTGGGATATTTGGAACAACACAAGGCGGATCAGGAAGCTTTACAGGAGAAGATTGTTAAAGCTCAGGAATTGTTACCCCAAGTGAATCTTGATTATGATCTGCGGGTGAAAATTTCTGAGGTTTGTTCAGAGTTAGATGTGGATGGTTTGCGGGGTGATATTGTTACTAACCGCGCTGCTAAAGCTTTAACTGCTTTTGAAGGACGCACAGAAGTTACTGTTGATGATATTCGTCGGGTAATTACTTTATGTCTGCGTCATCGTTTGCGGAAAGATCCGTTAGAATCTATTGATTCTGGGTATAAAGTAGAAAAAGCTTTTGCTCGCGTTTTTGGTGTGGAACTTCCTGAAGATGCTACACAGAAAAACGGTACTGGTGTCAAAGCTGGTGTACGTTAG
- a CDS encoding adenylate kinase family protein has translation MVVKLVILGGSGSGKSTQAQRLCKYFDMPLISTGEILRETISGNKLANGYGEANDLVSSAKPYLEKGELVPDEMMIECIKVRLSQLDVNCGWILEGYPRTAFKAEELDFLLDSLGQKIDWAIYLQVPEAVMVSRSLGRSLPDDQPEIVQRRVELFYDCTIPILEYYDRRRRLLTINGDDSPEQVQHNILSLIGDG, from the coding sequence ATTGTGGTCAAATTGGTGATTTTAGGAGGTTCAGGGTCAGGAAAAAGCACCCAAGCACAAAGGCTCTGCAAATACTTTGATATGCCTCTGATTTCCACCGGTGAGATTTTAAGGGAAACTATATCTGGTAATAAATTAGCTAATGGGTACGGTGAAGCAAATGATTTAGTCTCCTCTGCCAAACCTTATCTAGAAAAAGGGGAATTAGTTCCTGATGAAATGATGATTGAATGTATCAAAGTTCGCCTCAGTCAACTGGATGTTAATTGTGGTTGGATCTTAGAAGGCTACCCCCGAACTGCTTTTAAAGCTGAAGAACTAGATTTTTTGTTGGACAGTTTAGGGCAAAAAATAGACTGGGCTATTTATCTGCAAGTACCAGAAGCAGTAATGGTTAGCCGTTCTTTAGGGCGATCGCTCCCAGATGATCAACCAGAAATTGTCCAGCGGCGTGTAGAACTATTCTATGATTGCACCATTCCTATTTTAGAATATTATGATCGTCGTCGCCGTTTATTAACTATTAATGGTGACGACTCACCAGAACAAGTACAGCACAATATTCTCAGTTTAATTGGTGATGGGTGA